In Trichocoleus desertorum ATA4-8-CV12, the following proteins share a genomic window:
- a CDS encoding PAS domain-containing protein, translated as MKWLIRITNRVRVKPRRLRSPQPISAKPTSVKPTSVKPTVVAPPIPSNEAERLGALKEYNILDTMPEEAFDELTKLAAQICGSPISLVSLTDSHRQWFKSKFGIDAVEVPREQAFCAHAIAQPDELFVVPNMLEDDRFAENPLVTSDPSIRFYAGAPLVTPDGFPLGTLCVLDRMPRNLTPEQREALQVLGRQVITQMELRLQIEKLERQIFRYQQAETKLRASDQQVVDLLEGMTDGFWALDPQWRFTFVNQKAGQILQKPPEELLGKAIWEVLSDLAGSKFDQEFHKAVSQQISVNFEEFYAPLGRWIEVRAFPSYEGLSAFIHDITVRRVMEEALRYQQEQADRLLSNTLPAPIAKRLKLQEDTIADSFEEVTILFADLTNFTQWASEITPTALVSYLNEIFSVFDQLTEKHGLEKIKTIGDAYMVAGGLPIPSEHHVEAIAEMGLDMLKAIVQFNTKHGTKLNLCVGINTGPVVAGVIGTKKFSYDLWGDTVNLSSRMESHGLPGRIQVTETTYQRLQNLYLFEERGLIEVKGKGLMKTYLMLDKQAQT; from the coding sequence GTGAAATGGCTCATCCGCATAACCAACCGCGTTCGAGTCAAACCACGTCGGCTGCGATCGCCTCAACCTATCTCTGCTAAGCCTACATCTGTTAAGCCTACATCTGTTAAGCCTACAGTGGTAGCCCCTCCCATCCCTAGTAATGAAGCAGAGCGTTTGGGAGCCTTAAAGGAATACAACATTCTGGATACGATGCCAGAGGAAGCATTCGATGAGCTGACGAAGCTAGCAGCTCAGATTTGTGGTAGCCCCATTTCCTTGGTTAGCTTGACGGATTCCCATCGCCAGTGGTTTAAATCTAAATTTGGTATAGATGCCGTAGAAGTTCCAAGAGAGCAAGCCTTCTGTGCCCATGCGATCGCTCAGCCAGATGAGTTGTTTGTAGTTCCAAATATGCTGGAAGACGATCGCTTTGCTGAGAATCCCCTCGTCACCAGCGATCCCAGCATTCGTTTTTATGCAGGAGCCCCTCTCGTTACACCCGATGGTTTTCCCTTAGGCACGCTTTGTGTGCTCGATCGCATGCCTCGCAATCTCACCCCTGAGCAAAGAGAGGCATTGCAAGTGCTGGGGCGACAGGTGATTACTCAAATGGAACTGCGCTTGCAAATTGAGAAGCTAGAACGCCAAATTTTTCGCTATCAACAAGCAGAAACCAAGTTGCGAGCCTCCGACCAGCAAGTCGTAGACCTATTAGAGGGCATGACCGATGGGTTTTGGGCCTTAGATCCTCAGTGGCGTTTCACCTTCGTCAACCAAAAAGCAGGCCAAATTTTACAGAAACCCCCAGAAGAATTGCTAGGTAAAGCGATTTGGGAGGTTTTGAGTGACTTAGCAGGTTCAAAGTTTGATCAGGAATTTCATAAAGCTGTAAGTCAACAAATCAGCGTTAATTTTGAGGAGTTTTACGCTCCCCTAGGCCGTTGGATTGAAGTGCGAGCGTTTCCTTCCTATGAAGGTCTATCTGCTTTTATCCATGACATTACAGTGCGACGGGTGATGGAAGAAGCTTTGCGCTATCAGCAAGAGCAGGCAGACCGTCTCCTCTCAAACACATTGCCCGCCCCGATCGCCAAACGCCTCAAGCTACAAGAAGATACGATCGCGGATAGTTTTGAGGAAGTCACGATTCTCTTTGCCGATCTCACCAATTTCACTCAATGGGCCAGTGAAATTACCCCTACTGCGCTAGTTAGCTATTTAAATGAGATTTTCTCTGTTTTTGATCAACTCACCGAGAAACATGGGTTAGAAAAAATCAAAACCATCGGGGATGCTTATATGGTGGCAGGAGGATTACCTATCCCTTCCGAGCATCATGTAGAAGCGATCGCGGAGATGGGACTAGATATGTTGAAGGCGATCGTCCAATTCAACACCAAACATGGAACGAAGCTAAACTTATGTGTTGGCATCAACACTGGGCCTGTGGTAGCAGGGGTAATCGGCACCAAAAAGTTCTCCTATGATCTGTGGGGAGATACCGTCAACCTGTCCAGTCGCATGGAATCTCATGGCTTACCCGGTAGAATTCAGGTAACTGAAACCACCTATCAGCGATTGCAGAATTTGTACTTGTTTGAAGAGCGAGGTCTAATCGAGGTCAAAGGCAAGGGGTTGATGAAAACCTATCTCATGCTTGATAAGCAAGCTCAAACCTAA
- a CDS encoding DUF11 domain-containing protein codes for MKLQRFPNLKLLAPAALTLAGATLGITTPAIAAPQLTITPITWNVIGLDSVASQMLGGAGPDQFLEGARVCNVGDTTATNVTASFVKTGGSSYIGLFGASTLSIPSLPAGTTSLPPGNTGPTPSNCSDFYFNVKIARDRLAYSTLATASTRQQFYISATATGLGTITTPQNRELYVEKLVSQSRNAVDSISGPSTVFVGDIVQYTVKGHTAPGGYEQLSFLPVLPGFFQLLSVSTTYSSPSGSTNNVVYADACGWENNPSSTYYHNNLTCDNPSIPSGYVGEKVGDNVTTVYTIKILSAGSGALTNIIYDFSGSSYHYNADVGTGANLFAVTAFAPSAGIDLMLQKTRVSTFANGINGQYTLNVSNAGTLSTTGTITVTDVLPTSLEYVSASGSGWTCGYNGTNRTVTCTSPGPLASKANSNITLTVKPNTTGTISNTAEVITANDIVSANNKSTDTTTVNAPVNLAVTKTVGLTGSSATPITSASPNSNITYTLKVANNSGFDITGAKLSDIVDPAITVSTTPTPTCNPSGGSTCTLTVAGNDISALLNLKSGGTAIITITGTVAPSATGTIPNTAQVAPPTGYVDQNLADNTASADVNVSAPDLTITKTHTDKFLLDQNSNFILTVKNIGFAATSGTITVTDQLPTGLTYQSATGTGWTCSFNATNTTVTCTTSNAIAASSSGNPITITVRRDSSAAVVNTAMVAGGGDKNTTNDLGSDAIAGISQVRLVKRITAINTTSRTGFIDGPGNDDIATNWPSPTSTSLQGVVNGGAVRSGDEVEYTIYFLSDGGADAQSVVLCDLVPLNQTLVTNAYSTVTAGSGGTAGATRSIATSVNGAQVSYTDLVDRDAGGFYAVGASVPLPTGGTSPQPCPATNTSTNGNGAVMVNLGTLPRATAPGTPAGSYGFVRFRAKVN; via the coding sequence ATGAAACTTCAACGCTTTCCTAATCTCAAGCTCTTGGCTCCTGCTGCACTCACTCTCGCTGGTGCTACTTTAGGGATTACTACCCCAGCGATCGCCGCTCCCCAGCTTACTATCACTCCTATCACTTGGAACGTAATTGGTTTAGATAGTGTTGCCTCTCAAATGCTCGGTGGAGCAGGTCCTGATCAGTTTCTAGAAGGGGCTCGGGTTTGTAACGTGGGTGATACTACTGCAACTAACGTCACAGCTTCCTTTGTTAAAACTGGAGGCAGTAGCTATATCGGCTTATTCGGAGCTAGCACTCTTTCTATCCCTTCGCTGCCCGCAGGTACTACATCTCTACCTCCAGGGAATACAGGACCTACCCCCAGTAACTGCTCTGATTTCTACTTCAACGTGAAAATTGCTCGTGATAGATTAGCCTATTCTACCCTTGCTACCGCTAGCACTAGGCAGCAGTTTTATATTTCGGCCACTGCCACAGGGTTAGGGACTATCACAACACCTCAAAATCGAGAATTGTATGTTGAAAAATTGGTATCTCAATCGAGAAACGCAGTTGATAGCATTTCTGGACCCAGCACCGTCTTTGTAGGAGACATTGTTCAATATACAGTTAAGGGACACACTGCCCCTGGTGGATACGAACAGCTGTCATTCTTACCTGTTTTACCTGGTTTTTTCCAGCTCCTTTCTGTTTCTACAACCTATTCATCTCCGTCTGGCTCCACTAATAACGTTGTTTATGCTGATGCCTGCGGTTGGGAAAACAATCCCAGCAGTACCTACTATCACAACAACCTGACTTGTGATAACCCCTCCATTCCCAGCGGTTATGTTGGTGAAAAGGTTGGTGATAATGTCACAACCGTTTACACAATTAAAATTTTGTCAGCAGGTAGCGGCGCATTAACTAACATTATTTATGACTTCTCTGGAAGTAGCTACCACTACAACGCTGACGTTGGTACGGGAGCAAACTTATTTGCCGTAACTGCCTTTGCCCCTTCAGCTGGCATTGACCTCATGCTTCAGAAGACCCGAGTTAGCACTTTTGCTAATGGTATTAATGGGCAATATACACTGAATGTCTCAAACGCAGGGACGCTCTCCACTACTGGAACCATCACAGTTACAGATGTACTGCCTACATCCCTAGAATATGTTTCTGCTAGTGGCAGTGGTTGGACTTGTGGTTACAACGGAACCAATCGGACGGTAACTTGTACCAGCCCTGGTCCTTTAGCCTCTAAAGCGAATAGCAATATCACTTTAACAGTCAAGCCGAATACAACAGGCACAATTTCTAATACTGCTGAAGTAATAACTGCTAACGATATTGTTAGTGCTAACAATAAGTCCACTGACACAACAACCGTTAATGCTCCTGTTAACTTAGCTGTCACCAAAACAGTTGGATTAACGGGTAGTTCTGCTACCCCCATTACCAGTGCCAGTCCTAATAGCAATATTACCTACACCCTTAAAGTTGCAAACAACAGTGGTTTCGATATTACAGGAGCAAAACTAAGCGACATTGTTGACCCTGCCATTACTGTTTCGACTACTCCCACACCTACTTGCAACCCAAGTGGAGGTAGCACTTGTACACTGACTGTAGCGGGTAATGATATTAGCGCGCTTCTCAACTTAAAAAGCGGTGGTACTGCCATTATTACTATCACTGGAACTGTTGCACCCTCAGCAACTGGCACTATTCCTAATACAGCTCAAGTTGCTCCACCTACAGGATATGTGGATCAAAACCTTGCAGATAACACGGCATCCGCAGATGTTAATGTCAGTGCTCCAGATTTAACGATTACCAAAACTCATACTGACAAGTTCCTACTCGACCAAAATAGTAACTTTATATTGACTGTAAAAAATATTGGTTTTGCAGCTACATCAGGCACTATTACAGTTACTGATCAGCTCCCTACAGGTTTAACTTATCAATCAGCTACGGGCACAGGTTGGACTTGTTCCTTCAATGCGACTAACACGACAGTGACTTGCACGACTAGTAACGCCATTGCTGCTAGCAGTTCTGGCAACCCCATTACCATTACAGTTCGGCGAGATTCATCGGCAGCTGTTGTCAACACAGCTATGGTTGCTGGCGGTGGAGATAAAAACACCACCAATGATCTAGGTAGTGATGCGATCGCAGGTATTTCTCAAGTACGTTTGGTCAAGCGAATTACCGCCATCAATACCACGAGTAGAACAGGTTTTATAGATGGCCCAGGCAACGATGATATAGCTACCAACTGGCCTTCCCCCACGAGTACCTCTCTACAAGGCGTCGTCAATGGTGGTGCCGTACGATCTGGGGATGAAGTCGAATACACTATCTATTTCTTATCTGACGGGGGAGCAGATGCCCAAAGTGTCGTGTTGTGTGATCTCGTGCCCCTCAATCAAACCTTGGTGACGAATGCTTATAGCACTGTAACAGCAGGTTCAGGCGGAACAGCGGGAGCAACTCGTAGTATCGCGACTTCTGTTAATGGTGCTCAAGTGTCTTACACCGATTTGGTTGATAGAGATGCAGGTGGGTTCTATGCAGTTGGCGCATCAGTTCCCCTCCCAACGGGCGGCACTAGCCCTCAGCCCTGTCCTGCGACGAATACCAGCACCAATGGCAATGGGGCAGTTATGGTTAATCTGGGTACCCTCCCAAGAGCGACTGCTCCTGGAACGCCCGCAGGTTCTTACGGCTTCGTACGTTTCAGAGCCAAAGTGAATTAA
- a CDS encoding TonB-dependent receptor, with protein MTTKPTGSKINALKLSLLGAITGTVGLSWSPLAVQASTELELSLPESSTLQPVTISSGNEALHSLIFLPQLSDNLITAQAIAPEATQQLQTIDAATAGLETVSSATDLLQSSVTNTPEVSSDSAAAETTPTSPATTSPSEVSPVPEGTTASTVDSADKTQPAVENAPAVTPTPEATLENASLAVPVAPTEAKVLTPTTNTVLDIPATTVILQFVEGTQVELQANGVTVSSTLVGRTETDTKTRIITQTWYGVPLKEGDNTITAQPTANGVAGIPVVVQVQVRGSATQLSIQTVETRIPADSRSTATVQGQLLDGKGNRSNRDAIVTLSTSAGEFVGADAKTDEPGFQAQARQGQFTANLRSSLQAQTVTVRANIGELEAFTQLQFETNLRPSIATGVIDVRLGRRGSDYYGSFRDYLPPDGDNSTELDVRGSVFATGKVGDWLFTGAYNSDRNLNQTCDANSRLYRDTQFCEQNYPVYGDSSRVDNLTPSKDSLYLRVERSAKIAGAAPDYAMWGDYNTNEFSTKSQQFTAFTRQLHGFKANYNLGDLQVTGFYGNNVEGFQRDTIAPDGTSGYYFLSRRLLVPGSENVFIELEELNRPGTVLDRQSLNRGPDYDIDYDRGSVIFRKPILRTDIGDEGEVLVRRIVVTYQYEGQGTSNIYGGRVQYHLDRTLNHESWLGATYLKENQGVRDFELYGADALINLGSKGQLIAEYAHSKNDSEVMGKVSGSAYRLEAQGEIAKGIQGRAYYRVADPGFANDATISFVPGQTRYGAQVTGKLSDTTNLRAQYDHEDNYGVAPRPLDTLEDLFAPRSTAIPGSQVDNSLTTISAGIQQKIGKADLTVDWIHRDREDRLYSDLSGTSDQLRSRVTVPLASNLTFLAQNEMTLSSKVDSIYNDRTLVGLDWKPMPGIDVRLAQQFFTRGQYAGNSITSLDVNGSYKLGSDTTLTGRYSLLGGADGMQMQGALGLNQRWNIAPGLRMDLAYEHVFGNYSRRTAAGSQFLQPFATGQSASSLALASGDSYSVGLEYTDNPKFQASARYEHRSSSEGSNTVISAAATGKITPSLTALVRYHQASAANQKLSDLGDTKDLKVGLAYRDIHSDKFNALLRYEYRKNPSTIPDSLLLGNGTGSEEHLFAAEAIYAPNWRWEFYGKYAFRHSSTYLAKDLVGTSSVSLAQLRATYRLGYSWDVVGEARWINQPNTGYSETGFNIEAGYYMTPNLRLAAGYGFGHASDRDFSGSRSIDGPYLGLTVKLNELFDGFGLQKAPRPQQEPKTKPVASHSSSHLAHATATTEATSTTSELVPTASATVSGRGE; from the coding sequence ATGACTACGAAGCCTACAGGTTCTAAAATTAACGCTCTAAAGCTTAGTTTGCTCGGAGCTATCACAGGAACTGTAGGTCTAAGTTGGTCTCCTCTTGCTGTTCAGGCAAGCACAGAACTGGAGCTTTCCCTTCCAGAGTCATCTACGTTACAGCCAGTTACTATTTCTTCAGGTAACGAAGCGCTTCACTCTCTAATCTTCTTACCTCAATTATCAGATAACTTAATTACGGCTCAAGCGATCGCTCCTGAAGCAACTCAGCAACTACAGACGATTGACGCTGCTACTGCTGGCTTGGAAACCGTAAGCAGCGCGACTGATTTACTACAATCCTCTGTCACTAATACTCCTGAGGTTAGTTCAGATTCTGCGGCGGCTGAGACCACTCCAACCTCACCAGCCACCACTTCTCCCAGTGAAGTTTCACCAGTTCCAGAAGGTACTACCGCTTCCACAGTAGACAGTGCTGATAAGACTCAGCCAGCAGTTGAGAACGCTCCTGCTGTGACACCTACCCCTGAAGCAACCCTTGAGAATGCCAGCCTTGCTGTTCCTGTAGCTCCTACAGAAGCCAAAGTTCTCACGCCTACTACCAACACAGTTCTAGATATCCCTGCCACGACAGTTATTCTTCAGTTTGTGGAAGGCACGCAAGTAGAACTACAAGCAAATGGAGTTACTGTCAGCAGTACCTTAGTAGGTCGTACAGAAACAGATACCAAAACTCGGATCATTACTCAAACTTGGTATGGTGTGCCCTTGAAGGAGGGAGACAATACCATTACCGCTCAGCCTACTGCCAATGGCGTTGCTGGCATCCCCGTAGTAGTTCAAGTACAAGTTCGAGGTAGCGCCACTCAACTGAGTATACAGACGGTTGAGACTCGTATCCCTGCGGATAGCCGTTCTACCGCTACAGTACAAGGGCAATTACTCGATGGCAAAGGTAACCGTTCCAATCGAGATGCGATCGTTACTTTAAGTACCAGTGCTGGAGAATTCGTTGGCGCAGATGCTAAAACCGACGAGCCTGGGTTTCAGGCACAAGCTCGGCAAGGCCAGTTTACAGCCAATCTACGCTCTAGCTTGCAAGCTCAAACAGTAACAGTCCGGGCCAATATTGGTGAGTTAGAAGCTTTTACTCAACTTCAGTTTGAAACGAACCTCCGTCCCTCGATCGCAACGGGTGTAATTGATGTACGGTTGGGCAGACGAGGCAGCGACTACTACGGCAGCTTCCGGGACTATCTCCCTCCGGATGGCGATAACTCTACAGAACTAGATGTACGTGGGTCTGTGTTTGCCACTGGTAAGGTAGGTGATTGGCTGTTTACTGGAGCCTATAACAGCGATCGCAACCTCAACCAAACCTGTGATGCTAACAGCCGCCTGTACCGAGATACTCAGTTTTGTGAGCAGAACTATCCTGTATACGGCGACAGTTCTCGTGTTGATAACCTGACCCCCTCCAAAGATAGCCTCTACTTGCGGGTTGAGCGTTCCGCTAAAATTGCAGGTGCCGCTCCCGACTATGCAATGTGGGGCGACTATAACACGAACGAGTTTTCTACCAAGTCTCAGCAATTCACCGCTTTCACTCGTCAATTGCATGGCTTCAAAGCCAATTACAATTTAGGCGACCTGCAAGTGACTGGCTTCTACGGCAACAATGTCGAAGGCTTCCAAAGAGATACGATCGCACCCGATGGCACCAGTGGTTACTACTTTCTCTCTCGTCGCTTGTTGGTTCCAGGCAGTGAGAATGTTTTTATTGAGCTGGAAGAGCTAAATCGTCCTGGCACAGTGCTCGATCGCCAGTCCCTCAATCGTGGACCTGACTACGACATTGATTACGATCGCGGCTCTGTGATTTTTCGCAAACCTATTCTCCGGACTGATATTGGGGATGAGGGTGAAGTATTAGTTCGCCGGATCGTTGTTACCTACCAATATGAAGGTCAGGGCACCAGTAACATCTATGGTGGTCGGGTTCAGTATCACTTAGACCGTACTCTCAACCATGAAAGTTGGCTCGGTGCCACTTATCTCAAAGAAAATCAAGGTGTGCGGGATTTTGAACTCTATGGAGCGGATGCCCTGATCAACTTAGGTTCCAAGGGACAACTGATCGCAGAATACGCCCATTCTAAAAACGACTCTGAAGTCATGGGCAAGGTAAGCGGCTCTGCCTACCGTTTGGAAGCTCAGGGAGAAATCGCTAAAGGGATTCAAGGCCGAGCTTATTACCGTGTGGCTGACCCAGGATTTGCCAATGATGCCACGATTAGCTTTGTCCCTGGTCAAACTCGCTACGGCGCTCAAGTCACAGGTAAACTTTCCGATACTACCAACCTCCGAGCGCAGTACGACCATGAAGATAACTATGGTGTTGCGCCCCGTCCCCTTGACACCTTAGAAGATTTGTTCGCACCGCGCTCTACTGCAATCCCGGGTAGCCAAGTAGATAACTCTCTCACTACTATCTCAGCTGGAATCCAACAAAAAATTGGTAAAGCTGACCTGACCGTAGATTGGATTCATCGCGATCGCGAAGATCGTCTTTATTCTGACCTGAGCGGCACTTCTGATCAATTACGTTCTCGCGTCACGGTTCCTCTCGCTAGTAACCTCACCTTTCTAGCTCAAAATGAGATGACGCTTTCTAGCAAGGTAGATAGCATTTATAACGATCGCACCCTTGTCGGCCTAGATTGGAAGCCAATGCCTGGTATAGATGTGCGTCTGGCCCAGCAGTTTTTTACCCGTGGTCAATATGCTGGCAATTCCATCACCAGCTTGGATGTCAACGGCTCCTACAAGCTGGGTTCTGACACTACATTAACCGGACGGTATTCTCTGTTGGGTGGTGCTGACGGCATGCAGATGCAAGGTGCATTGGGCCTGAATCAGCGCTGGAATATTGCTCCGGGTCTCCGCATGGATTTAGCTTACGAGCATGTGTTTGGCAACTACTCTCGCCGCACAGCTGCGGGTTCTCAGTTTCTCCAACCCTTTGCAACAGGCCAAAGTGCTTCCTCCTTAGCCTTGGCTTCTGGAGATAGCTACAGTGTTGGCTTAGAATACACCGATAATCCTAAGTTTCAAGCGAGTGCCCGTTACGAGCACCGCTCCTCCTCAGAGGGCAGCAATACTGTGATCTCCGCTGCTGCTACAGGTAAGATTACTCCTTCTCTCACGGCTTTAGTCCGCTACCACCAAGCCAGTGCTGCCAATCAAAAACTGTCAGACTTAGGAGACACCAAAGATCTGAAAGTAGGATTGGCCTACCGTGACATTCATAGCGACAAGTTCAATGCTCTACTGCGTTATGAGTATCGGAAAAATCCTTCTACGATTCCTGATTCTCTTCTGTTAGGTAATGGCACTGGTTCTGAAGAGCATCTATTTGCGGCAGAAGCGATTTATGCTCCTAACTGGCGCTGGGAATTCTATGGTAAATACGCCTTCCGTCACAGTTCTACCTACCTAGCCAAAGATTTAGTCGGTACTAGCAGCGTCTCCCTTGCCCAACTCCGAGCTACCTATCGATTGGGCTACAGCTGGGATGTCGTCGGAGAAGCCCGCTGGATTAATCAACCCAATACAGGGTATAGCGAAACTGGGTTTAACATTGAGGCGGGCTACTATATGACTCCCAACCTCCGCCTAGCAGCTGGCTACGGATTTGGACATGCTAGCGATCGCGACTTTAGTGGTTCTCGCTCGATTGATGGTCCTTATCTTGGTTTAACAGTCAAGCTGAATGAATTGTTCGATGGCTTTGGTTTACAGAAAGCACCTCGACCTCAGCAAGAGCCCAAAACTAAGCCAGTTGCCTCACATTCTTCCAGTCATTTAGCGCATGCAACTGCAACCACGGAAGCAACATCTACAACATCCGAATTAGTTCCAACTGCATCTGCAACTGTTAGTGGTCGTGGGGAATGA
- a CDS encoding DUF11 domain-containing protein: MSSQKSLNLAAQGCLCLCDRYPFWANKEICSVIPLPTKHLSLLKNWSQWAVAIAVASSLQHSLPVLAKGVTTVQLSNQATYTYTDSITQQTFQGASVSVSNSIERLVDPFGHIRGCAGEVLSSYEGFSVGVYETNPGDPTGASLSGLVSLTKTELPDIVNNSIPAGIAPNSENNNPFFFSNSDEGTYNFLLNPARGQLDVGKAYILVINPPENGGYNQRRIRLTITARTSNTVSYTATSLDGKPISSTDNRSSVTETINIQNAEGAGLVLALLDIDIDVCQSQGVQIIKTGDRAAAEPGDTVIYRLSIKNLATAAIDNLVITDTLPAGFNFLPDSVRAEIANQSVAVTTNRNGSTVTFQPNVSLPPQSDNQNAVLNIAYAAVLTPDAVRGTGLNSAVVSGDRIDNRQGVKDGPATHRLRIRSGILSDCGTIIGRVFVDKNFDGEQQRGEPGVPNAVVFMDDGNRITTDPNGLFSVSNVISGYRTGVLDLTSVSGYTFAPNLYVKERNSQSRLVHLEPGGLVRMNFAVTPASSETKTP; encoded by the coding sequence ATGAGCAGTCAGAAAAGCTTGAATCTGGCTGCGCAGGGATGCTTGTGCCTTTGCGATCGCTACCCCTTTTGGGCCAACAAGGAGATCTGTTCCGTGATTCCACTTCCCACAAAACACCTATCATTACTTAAAAATTGGAGCCAGTGGGCAGTTGCGATCGCGGTAGCAAGCAGCTTACAACATTCACTACCTGTTTTGGCTAAAGGCGTTACAACAGTTCAGCTCTCTAACCAGGCAACCTACACCTACACTGACTCTATTACTCAACAAACCTTTCAAGGAGCTTCTGTCTCAGTTAGTAACAGCATTGAACGCTTAGTTGATCCGTTTGGTCATATCCGGGGCTGTGCTGGAGAGGTGCTGAGTAGCTATGAAGGTTTCAGTGTCGGAGTTTATGAAACCAATCCCGGCGATCCAACAGGTGCTAGCTTGAGTGGTTTAGTATCCCTCACCAAAACTGAGCTACCTGACATTGTCAACAACAGTATCCCTGCTGGTATTGCGCCTAATAGTGAAAATAATAATCCTTTCTTTTTTAGCAATAGCGACGAAGGAACCTACAACTTTCTCCTCAATCCTGCGAGAGGGCAGTTAGATGTAGGTAAAGCCTATATTCTTGTGATTAATCCACCAGAAAATGGTGGTTATAACCAACGCCGCATCCGCCTCACCATTACTGCTCGCACCAGTAATACCGTCTCCTACACCGCTACATCATTAGATGGCAAACCCATCAGTAGCACGGATAACCGCTCCTCTGTTACTGAGACTATCAATATTCAGAATGCTGAAGGTGCAGGCTTAGTCTTAGCACTACTTGATATTGATATTGATGTCTGTCAGTCTCAAGGCGTCCAAATTATTAAAACAGGCGATCGCGCAGCAGCAGAGCCAGGAGATACCGTTATCTATCGGCTCTCAATCAAGAATTTGGCGACTGCGGCGATCGACAACTTAGTGATTACAGATACTCTCCCAGCTGGTTTTAACTTCTTGCCTGACTCAGTTCGCGCTGAAATTGCCAATCAATCGGTTGCAGTCACCACAAACCGGAATGGCTCAACCGTCACCTTCCAACCCAATGTCTCTTTACCACCTCAGAGTGACAATCAAAACGCGGTTTTGAACATTGCTTACGCTGCTGTTCTTACGCCTGATGCAGTGCGTGGTACAGGGCTTAACTCTGCGGTTGTTAGTGGCGATCGCATAGATAATCGCCAGGGTGTGAAGGATGGCCCTGCCACTCATCGCCTCCGCATTCGTTCTGGTATTTTGTCTGATTGCGGCACCATTATTGGTCGTGTCTTTGTAGACAAAAACTTTGATGGCGAACAACAACGCGGTGAACCTGGTGTTCCCAATGCTGTCGTGTTCATGGATGATGGCAATCGCATCACCACTGATCCCAATGGCTTGTTCTCCGTCTCCAATGTGATCTCTGGTTATCGCACGGGGGTACTAGACCTCACAAGCGTTTCTGGTTATACCTTTGCTCCCAACCTTTATGTCAAAGAGCGTAATAGCCAGTCTCGTCTAGTGCATCTAGAACCGGGTGGGTTAGTCCGAATGAACTTCGCAGTGACTCCAGCGTCCAGCGAGACCAAAACCCCGTGA
- a CDS encoding DUF11 domain-containing protein — MKRSSLIGLSAIALVASVPFVNELPVSASWLNPVNKIAQNNQRQAQMQLVLSADKKVVQKDQQGKEKVTWEALKGNVTVQPGDVLRYTLTGENKSDRPVKDLKLNQPVPQGMAYVMSSAAISPNAGTQITYSIDQGKSFVAQPKVSVKQADGKVVMKPAPAEAYTNIRWMIGSAVGAKSTVKATYQVKVR; from the coding sequence ATGAAACGCTCCTCTCTCATCGGTTTAAGTGCGATCGCCCTCGTTGCCTCCGTCCCCTTCGTTAATGAACTACCCGTATCTGCTAGCTGGTTAAATCCAGTCAACAAGATTGCGCAAAACAATCAACGCCAAGCCCAAATGCAGTTGGTTCTCAGCGCTGACAAAAAAGTGGTGCAAAAGGATCAACAAGGTAAAGAGAAGGTCACCTGGGAAGCGCTAAAAGGTAACGTGACAGTGCAACCAGGTGATGTGCTTCGCTACACCTTGACTGGCGAAAACAAGAGCGATCGCCCTGTCAAAGACCTCAAGCTAAATCAACCTGTGCCTCAGGGTATGGCTTATGTCATGAGTTCGGCTGCAATTAGTCCCAATGCTGGCACTCAAATCACCTACAGCATTGACCAAGGTAAGAGTTTTGTGGCTCAACCCAAAGTGTCAGTTAAGCAAGCAGATGGCAAAGTCGTTATGAAGCCTGCCCCCGCAGAAGCTTACACCAACATCCGTTGGATGATTGGCTCGGCAGTGGGTGCCAAAAGCACAGTGAAAGCGACCTACCAAGTGAAAGTTCGCTAA
- a CDS encoding SDR family NAD(P)-dependent oxidoreductase: MSQSRMPLDVLERQAIAVPTDVTDPNACKRLIDESVRQFGGIDILVNNAGIGAIARFKEVTDLSIFEQVMRVSYLGAVYCTYYALPHLKASKGLLVAISSLCGKQGVPTRSGYVASKHAMQGFFDTLRG; the protein is encoded by the coding sequence ATGTCGCAGAGTAGGATGCCTTTAGATGTTCTTGAAAGGCAAGCGATCGCAGTACCAACGGATGTAACTGATCCGAATGCTTGCAAACGTTTAATTGATGAATCTGTTCGGCAGTTTGGCGGAATAGATATCCTGGTGAACAATGCTGGAATTGGCGCGATCGCTCGATTCAAAGAGGTTACAGATCTCTCTATTTTTGAGCAGGTGATGCGAGTCAGCTATTTAGGCGCAGTCTACTGTACTTACTATGCTCTCCCTCACCTGAAGGCCAGCAAAGGATTGTTAGTGGCGATCTCCTCTTTGTGCGGCAAGCAGGGAGTTCCCACGCGATCGGGATATGTGGCGAGTAAACATGCCATGCAAGGATTCTTTGATACGCTCCGAGGGTAG